The following coding sequences lie in one Vibrio sp. ED004 genomic window:
- a CDS encoding hexameric tyrosine-coordinated heme protein, translating into MEQWLPSLITETPSEGFELAIKLSRMGVKKTQPDMEVLHKLRPEYSESASLLIESSKTIAMHFQTVSQANNYWRDN; encoded by the coding sequence ATGGAGCAATGGTTACCTAGTTTAATCACAGAAACGCCTAGTGAGGGTTTTGAACTGGCGATTAAGTTGAGCAGAATGGGAGTAAAGAAAACTCAACCAGACATGGAGGTTTTACATAAGTTAAGACCCGAATACTCAGAAAGTGCATCGCTGCTTATTGAATCATCAAAGACAATTGCAATGCATTTTCAGACAGTATCTCAGGCTAATAACTATTGGAGAGATAATTAA
- a CDS encoding type IV toxin-antitoxin system AbiEi family antitoxin domain-containing protein, with protein MNPSQLDKLKKLSIFTTSDAAKFNVTRAALSRAVEKGDIEKLQRGLYGYIGREESEMHSFAEVSVRAKKGVICLLSALSYHNLTTQAPFQIWLSIKKNDRAPNIEYPSIKIVRTRDVTDLGVISTQVDGIPVLVTDVERTIVDCFKFRNKIGIDVAIEALTEAKRANRLEQGKLWEYVKHYRMTNVMMPYMEIINYNG; from the coding sequence ATGAATCCATCACAACTCGATAAGCTTAAAAAGCTATCCATATTCACCACCTCAGACGCTGCAAAATTCAATGTAACTCGTGCCGCCCTTTCTCGCGCTGTGGAAAAAGGTGACATAGAAAAACTACAGCGAGGACTCTACGGGTATATAGGTAGAGAAGAATCGGAGATGCACTCTTTTGCTGAGGTCAGTGTCAGAGCGAAAAAAGGGGTTATCTGCCTTCTATCAGCACTCAGTTACCACAATCTCACTACCCAAGCACCTTTTCAGATATGGCTCAGCATTAAGAAAAATGATAGAGCTCCCAATATTGAGTACCCAAGCATTAAGATTGTTCGTACCAGGGACGTGACGGATTTGGGGGTGATTTCAACACAAGTTGATGGCATCCCTGTTTTAGTAACGGACGTTGAGCGGACGATTGTTGATTGCTTTAAGTTCCGCAACAAGATCGGGATTGATGTCGCGATTGAAGCACTTACAGAGGCAAAAAGAGCTAACAGATTAGAGCAAGGGAAGCTCTGGGAGTATGTAAAGCATTACAGAATGACAAATGTAATGATGCCCTATATGGAGATAATAAACTACAATGGTTAG
- a CDS encoding site-specific integrase — protein sequence MKCRDKFLFRTVAETMFELEKGTYANSTIKAWRSKLKRIVTFFGELDIRDIVRSCILRYLHAHNDLTNKTLNEDLTLIRKVFTFAVGDRLITQSPVDGIHNLQNAPISCNPFTLNDITCLTHQAAACSSVKNGVLLACHTGLRKSEWLALVVDDYDPVKRELKVERACVVNHFKRPKTTGSKRRIQLSKTAQKIIENQLSLIFGLAAQEIHITESDQKTRTKLTAKPLFPNLDTGKFYQKIKQ from the coding sequence ATGAAATGCAGAGATAAGTTTTTGTTTCGCACGGTAGCAGAAACAATGTTCGAACTTGAAAAAGGAACTTACGCTAACTCAACAATAAAAGCATGGAGATCTAAGTTAAAACGTATCGTAACGTTTTTCGGAGAACTCGACATACGAGATATCGTACGAAGCTGTATTCTTCGCTACTTACATGCACACAATGATCTTACAAACAAAACACTAAATGAAGACCTGACACTTATCCGAAAAGTATTCACGTTTGCAGTTGGGGATCGGCTTATTACACAATCTCCAGTTGATGGTATCCATAACTTACAAAATGCTCCCATTAGCTGTAATCCATTCACACTGAATGATATAACCTGTTTAACTCACCAAGCAGCAGCTTGCTCAAGTGTTAAAAATGGGGTCCTTCTGGCTTGCCATACAGGGCTTCGAAAAAGTGAGTGGTTGGCACTAGTTGTTGATGATTATGACCCAGTAAAAAGAGAGCTTAAAGTCGAGAGAGCTTGCGTAGTTAATCACTTTAAAAGGCCAAAAACTACGGGATCAAAGCGTAGGATTCAATTGTCTAAGACAGCCCAAAAGATAATTGAAAACCAGTTAAGTTTAATCTTTGGCTTAGCGGCTCAAGAAATCCATATCACCGAAAGTGATCAAAAGACCCGAACCAAACTTACCGCAAAACCTCTATTCCCTAATCTTGATACAGGGAAATTTTACCAAAAGATAAAGCAATAG
- a CDS encoding site-specific integrase, giving the protein MYIQKSPHGVYYARICIPAQLKALGFPFDLKISLRTKDPKLAKVIGLSLVSAVKEAFRTTGSLCFSEFQLHLKGILSHHLNLQSQKQDDRLHLGCIPSISHTSKRLSEEKHWSEALEHFLEFKGVQGVSALTVHQLKQRITFFFESTALSGLSTITAMTLMEYIKTLNSSSLSAKSCKDYYAALSQFICWCATMSLIERNVSADIKATFKKSIKADKQRSRWSESQLSTLFSSEQFQQVDNGFYWVTLLLTYMGMRPNEVCQLRTEDVVVSGPVPYLNVTDEGHGQRIKNRYALRQVPIHQSLIKHGFLEYVELRKNNSKTDLFDYKPLGLNKDWSQQFGRLLSKIGLKAGQRPTAYSLRHTFIDVLKQKEVAESTVADIVGHHHPSMTFGRYGKQTKLKLMLSAVNQFSLQLGGSHE; this is encoded by the coding sequence ATGTATATACAAAAATCTCCCCACGGCGTCTATTACGCACGGATTTGTATTCCAGCACAGTTGAAAGCGTTGGGATTCCCATTCGATCTAAAAATCAGCCTTCGAACAAAAGACCCTAAACTAGCTAAAGTCATTGGCTTAAGCCTTGTTAGTGCTGTCAAAGAGGCCTTTCGTACTACAGGTTCTCTGTGCTTTTCAGAGTTTCAGTTGCATCTAAAAGGCATCTTGTCCCACCATCTGAACTTACAATCACAGAAGCAGGATGATCGCTTACATTTAGGTTGTATACCTTCTATAAGTCATACTTCTAAGCGTTTGAGTGAAGAAAAGCATTGGAGTGAAGCGTTAGAACACTTTCTAGAGTTCAAAGGGGTTCAAGGGGTCAGTGCATTGACTGTCCATCAGTTGAAACAGCGCATTACCTTTTTCTTTGAGAGCACAGCGCTATCTGGTTTATCAACAATAACTGCGATGACACTGATGGAGTACATTAAGACTCTCAATAGCTCTAGTCTTTCAGCAAAAAGCTGTAAAGATTATTACGCGGCGTTAAGTCAATTTATATGTTGGTGTGCGACCATGTCTTTGATTGAAAGAAACGTGTCTGCAGATATCAAAGCGACTTTCAAGAAGTCTATAAAAGCTGATAAGCAGCGCTCAAGGTGGTCAGAGAGTCAGCTTTCAACACTCTTCTCATCTGAGCAGTTTCAGCAAGTGGATAATGGTTTCTACTGGGTTACTTTATTGCTCACGTACATGGGGATGAGGCCGAATGAAGTGTGTCAGCTACGTACAGAAGACGTGGTCGTTAGCGGTCCAGTCCCTTACTTAAACGTAACAGATGAAGGTCACGGACAGCGGATCAAGAATCGTTATGCTCTGCGACAAGTCCCCATTCATCAGAGTCTAATCAAACATGGCTTTCTTGAGTATGTTGAGCTTCGTAAGAACAATAGCAAAACCGATCTATTCGATTACAAGCCACTGGGTCTCAACAAGGACTGGAGCCAACAATTCGGCAGACTCCTATCTAAGATCGGATTGAAAGCAGGGCAACGCCCTACTGCGTACTCCCTCCGTCACACTTTCATTGATGTTCTTAAGCAAAAGGAAGTGGCTGAGTCTACAGTCGCTGATATCGTTGGCCATCATCACCCCTCAATGACATTTGGCCGATATGGTAAGCAAACAAAACTGAAACTTATGCTTAGTGCGGTGAACCAGTTCTCACTTCAACTGGGAGGCTCACATGAGTAA